CGTTGGTTTCCTCCTCTCGAAGCTCGCACAACGCCGGCACCTCGAGTCGACGCTCCCCGACGAGCCGAACGCGATCTACGCCTGGCGGCCACCCGGCTCACCCCGGCTGGACGCGCTCGTCGCCGGCGCTGGTCTGCTCGGCGGCGTCGGCTACGCCCTCGCCGGCTCGCCGCGCCTCGCGCTCTGGTGGCTCTTCTTCGGGCTGTTCTGGCTCGGCGCCGCGTTCCTCGAGGGGCGACTTCCGGCCGGCGCCCGGGAGACCTGCGAGCTCCGGGTGTACGACGCGGGTCTCGTCAGGGTGCGCCCGCACGCGAAATCGTTCGTCCCGTGGGACGACGTCGACCACGTCCGCCTGCGCGACGGCGAACTCGTCTTCGACCGCGGGCTGTTCGACCTGAGCTTCGACTGCGACGAACTCGAGGACCCCGACGCTGTCCTCTCGGCCGTCGAGCGCGTCCACCCGGGCCCCGTCCTCCGCTAGTCGAGACCGACCCGCCCGCTGGTCGCGCTGCGAAGCCGATCCCGGAGCGCCTCGCTCTCGGCAACGGGCACCCGGACCAGAAAGGAGACATCGGCCTCGTACGCCGCGTCGAACTCGTAGCCCTCGCTCTCGAGGATTCCCCGGACGGTGCCGGAGTCGTCGTACGCGACGGTGATCGCGACCCGCTCGTGTGGGCGCTCCTCGACGACGCCGGCCTCGTCGACGGCCTCCTTCACCGCCCGCGAGTACGCCCGGACGAGGCCGCCGACGCCGAGGTTCGTCCCGCCGTAGTAGCGGGTGACGACGACCGCGACGTTCTCGAGGTCGCGCTGGGCGAGGACGTTCAGTGCGGGCTTCCCGGCCGACCCTGAGGGTTCGCCGTCGTCGCTCGAGTACTCTCTGAGCAGGTCGCCGTCGGCACCCGCCCGTACGCGGTAGGCGGGGACGTTGTGCGTCGCGTCGGCGTACTCCTCGCCGGTGGCGGCGACGAACGCCTCCGCGGCCTCGACGGTTTCGACCGGCCGCACGTGGCCGATGAACTCGGAGCCCTGGACGACGAACCGCGCGGTCGACGGCGCGTCGACGGTCCGGTACGTGCGGCTCATCCCGACTCACCGGCCTCGAGCCGTCTGTCGACCATGCGCCGGCTACTCCCGGGGACGAAAAGAGCCCATCGGTCTCCGCACCGACCGCCGTCACGCTCGCGCCGGATAGTGACCTTCAGGTGGGTCGACCGCGACGGAGGCGGTACGAATGCAACTCGTCGATCTCGAGGTCACGCTCGACATCCCCCCGTCGGCGGTTCGCGAGGCGCTGACGCCGGCGTCGATCGTCGAGTACGCCGGAACCTACGAGGTCGTCTCCGTCGACCGGACCGACGACGCGACGGTCGTCACGGCGGCGGCCGACGACCTCGAGGTCGTCTTCGAGTTCGTCGAGACCGACACCGGCTACCGCTACGAACAGCACGGGGCCCACGGCCCGTTCGAGCGGATGACGACGTGGATCAGCGTCACCCGCGAGGCGGGCGAGACGCGGGTTTCGGCCGCCTCGGAGTTCACGTTCGGCGGGCTCTTCTCGTTTCTCACGGACCGCCTCGGCGCGACGATGCGCCGTCGCGAACTCGAGCGGCTGCTGACGGCGCTGGCGCTGGATCTCGAGGCGTGAGCTACTGTAACTCGATCTTCCGAACGAACTCGAGGTCCCGGAGTCCGGTGATCAGCGTCCCGGGCAGATCCTGATCGGTGACGAGGTAGAGTCGGGGCTCGTCGGTGAACTCGGGGTCCTCGCTGATCGTCTGGCGGATCGAGACGTCGTGGTCCGCCAGCAACCCGGTGACGGCGGCGACGATTCCCTTCTGGTCGGCGTCGTCGACCTCGATGGCGATGACGGTCAGATCGAGCACCGGCGCCAGATCCATCAGGCTCGGCACCTGTGAGATGTTCCGAAAGATTCGCTCGAGTTCG
Above is a genomic segment from Natrononativus amylolyticus containing:
- a CDS encoding SRPBCC family protein produces the protein MQLVDLEVTLDIPPSAVREALTPASIVEYAGTYEVVSVDRTDDATVVTAAADDLEVVFEFVETDTGYRYEQHGAHGPFERMTTWISVTREAGETRVSAASEFTFGGLFSFLTDRLGATMRRRELERLLTALALDLEA
- a CDS encoding IMPACT family protein produces the protein MSRTYRTVDAPSTARFVVQGSEFIGHVRPVETVEAAEAFVAATGEEYADATHNVPAYRVRAGADGDLLREYSSDDGEPSGSAGKPALNVLAQRDLENVAVVVTRYYGGTNLGVGGLVRAYSRAVKEAVDEAGVVEERPHERVAITVAYDDSGTVRGILESEGYEFDAAYEADVSFLVRVPVAESEALRDRLRSATSGRVGLD
- a CDS encoding amino acid-binding protein, which translates into the protein MFDEIMEKFEGSPSQQAVIRLLLERGFSVNDEGRVVSGGIEIPNTGIAREIGVDRRVVDSTTDVILDDPELERIFRNISQVPSLMDLAPVLDLTVIAIEVDDADQKGIVAAVTGLLADHDVSIRQTISEDPEFTDEPRLYLVTDQDLPGTLITGLRDLEFVRKIELQ